The Acidicapsa ligni genome has a window encoding:
- a CDS encoding homocysteine synthase, with translation MSESEVPKYQLATLAVHAGQVPDPATGSRAVPIYQTTSYVFNDADHAGRLFGLKEFGNIYTRIMNPTTDVFEKRVAALEGGVAGLATASGQAAETLVLTTLASAGDEIISTTSLYGGTYNLFHYTLPRLGITVRFVDADDFDGLKAAINSKTRAIYTESLGNPKLDVVDLEALASIAHENGLPLVVDNTTPSPALIRPIEWGADIVVNSATKFLGGHGTTIGGVIVDAGRFDWAASGRFSEFTEPDPSYHGLSYTEAFGPLAFILKARVQGLRDTGAALSPFNAFLLLQGIETLHLRLERHSTNALAVASHLEAHPAVAWVNYPGLESSKFYTRAQKYLPAGQGALVTFGLKGGFDAGKTLINSLKLFSLLANIGDVKSLVIHPASTTHQQLTVEEQGTTGVSPDLVRLSVGIEDIRDILADLDRAIATATAAGDKSGVLVAQ, from the coding sequence ATGTCGGAATCTGAAGTACCGAAGTATCAGTTAGCTACGCTTGCTGTTCATGCTGGACAGGTGCCTGATCCCGCTACCGGGTCGCGGGCTGTGCCGATTTATCAGACGACTTCTTATGTCTTCAACGATGCAGACCACGCAGGCCGACTGTTTGGGCTGAAGGAGTTTGGAAATATCTACACGCGGATCATGAATCCGACGACGGATGTGTTTGAGAAGCGGGTGGCCGCGCTTGAGGGTGGTGTGGCCGGATTGGCTACAGCGAGCGGGCAGGCAGCAGAGACGCTGGTGCTGACTACCTTGGCGTCAGCCGGGGACGAGATTATTTCGACTACTTCGCTGTACGGCGGGACTTATAACTTGTTTCATTACACGCTGCCGCGGCTGGGAATTACCGTGCGGTTTGTGGATGCGGATGACTTCGACGGGTTGAAGGCTGCTATTAATTCCAAGACGCGAGCGATCTATACGGAAAGTCTGGGAAATCCCAAGCTGGATGTAGTCGACCTGGAGGCGCTGGCCAGCATTGCGCATGAGAACGGACTGCCGCTGGTGGTGGACAATACAACGCCTTCGCCTGCACTGATCAGGCCGATAGAGTGGGGCGCGGACATTGTCGTGAATTCCGCCACGAAGTTTCTGGGCGGTCATGGAACCACGATTGGCGGCGTAATTGTGGATGCCGGTCGTTTTGACTGGGCCGCTTCTGGAAGGTTTAGCGAATTTACTGAGCCTGATCCTTCCTATCATGGGCTTTCTTACACCGAGGCTTTTGGACCGCTGGCGTTTATTTTGAAGGCGCGGGTGCAGGGACTGCGGGATACAGGCGCGGCGCTTTCGCCATTCAATGCGTTTTTGCTGTTGCAGGGAATTGAAACGCTGCACCTGCGACTGGAGCGGCACTCTACCAATGCGCTGGCTGTAGCCAGCCATCTGGAGGCGCATCCGGCGGTAGCCTGGGTGAATTATCCGGGGCTGGAGAGCAGCAAGTTCTATACGCGTGCGCAGAAGTATCTGCCTGCCGGACAGGGCGCGCTGGTGACGTTTGGTTTGAAGGGCGGCTTTGACGCCGGAAAGACGCTGATTAATTCGCTGAAGCTCTTTTCGCTCTTGGCGAATATCGGCGATGTAAAGTCGCTGGTGATTCACCCGGCATCGACCACGCATCAGCAGTTGACGGTAGAAGAGCAGGGGACGACAGGCGTGAGCCCGGACCTGGTGCGGTTGTCGGTGGGGATCGAGGATATTCGCGATATTCTCGCTGACCTCGACCGGGCGATTGCCACTGCCACGGCCGCCGGGGACAAGAGCGGGGTGCTTGTCGCACAATGA
- a CDS encoding HU family DNA-binding protein, producing the protein MIKQDIVHHVIERTGLPRAKAEAAVDTVFEGLKQALAAGDRIELRGFGVFSVRPRKTGIGRNPRTGTEVSIAPGKAVRFKPGKELHVLDSGTASGTPAQS; encoded by the coding sequence TTGATTAAGCAGGACATTGTCCATCATGTAATTGAGCGAACCGGTTTGCCGCGGGCCAAGGCCGAAGCGGCTGTCGACACCGTTTTTGAGGGCCTCAAGCAGGCCTTGGCTGCGGGTGATCGCATCGAACTACGCGGCTTTGGCGTCTTCAGCGTGCGACCGCGCAAGACCGGCATCGGACGCAATCCTCGCACCGGCACCGAAGTCAGCATCGCACCAGGCAAAGCCGTACGTTTCAAGCCGGGCAAGGAACTTCATGTCCTGGACTCCGGAACGGCCTCGGGAACGCCGGCTCAGTCGTAA
- the dcd gene encoding dCTP deaminase, translating to MSIQSDRWIRQQALEHGMIEPFSEKQVREGVISYGLSSYGYDLRVSDEFKIFTNVNSAIIDPKHFDERSFVSVQADSVIVPPNSFALARSVEYFRIPRDVISVCVGKSTYARCGIIVNVTPFEPEWEGYVTLEISNTTPLPARVYANEGLCQILFFRGSEPCEVSYADRKGKYQGQQGIVLPRL from the coding sequence ATGTCGATCCAAAGTGATCGCTGGATCCGTCAGCAGGCATTAGAGCACGGCATGATTGAACCTTTCAGTGAAAAACAGGTGCGCGAGGGAGTTATCTCTTACGGCCTTTCCTCGTATGGGTACGATCTTCGCGTTTCGGATGAGTTCAAGATTTTTACCAATGTGAATAGCGCGATTATCGATCCTAAGCATTTCGATGAGCGTTCGTTCGTGAGCGTACAGGCGGATTCGGTGATTGTTCCTCCGAACTCATTTGCTCTGGCGCGCTCGGTGGAATATTTCCGGATTCCTCGGGACGTGATCAGCGTGTGCGTGGGGAAGTCGACGTATGCCCGTTGCGGCATCATCGTGAACGTGACTCCGTTCGAGCCTGAATGGGAGGGGTATGTGACATTAGAAATTTCGAATACGACACCTCTGCCTGCTCGCGTGTATGCAAATGAAGGGTTGTGCCAGATACTGTTTTTCCGTGGCAGCGAACCATGTGAGGTAAGCTATGCGGATCGCAAGGGCAAGTATCAAGGGCAGCAGGGAATCGTTTTACCTCGACTTTAA
- a CDS encoding ABC transporter ATP-binding protein, producing the protein MTDRIIFNDVSKFYGDVLGVNRISLSIPPGITTLVGPNGSGKTTLMNLMTGLVQPSNGHISVMGLSPGNATEFFRNVGYCTQFDYFPRGITGWEFVFDSLMLHGMDKMDAFRLTMEALERVQLGDAAGRRIAGYSKGMRQKIRLAQAIAHHPRVLVLDEPLNGLDPMARAESIALFEELGRQGMHLLISSHILDEVDRISDRVVLITGGYLIAEGNIHQVRQEVREKPMQVLIRCNHPELLASKMFAINHCVEARLHADGAGVFLRTGDIDQFYSMLNGIAAEGLVKIDAVAPADDDANAIYQYLIGSDGSAS; encoded by the coding sequence ATGACCGACAGAATTATTTTCAACGATGTATCGAAATTCTACGGCGATGTTCTCGGCGTCAATCGAATCTCGCTTTCCATCCCGCCAGGAATCACAACTCTCGTAGGCCCCAACGGTTCAGGGAAGACAACGCTGATGAACCTCATGACAGGACTGGTCCAGCCATCCAACGGACACATCTCCGTTATGGGTCTTTCTCCCGGCAATGCAACTGAGTTCTTTCGTAACGTTGGCTATTGCACACAGTTCGACTACTTCCCACGCGGAATCACCGGATGGGAGTTCGTCTTTGACAGCCTGATGCTTCACGGTATGGACAAGATGGATGCCTTCCGCCTCACCATGGAAGCTCTCGAACGCGTGCAGCTCGGCGATGCTGCAGGGCGAAGAATTGCAGGCTACAGCAAAGGTATGCGGCAGAAGATTCGCCTCGCTCAGGCCATAGCCCATCATCCGCGAGTACTTGTCCTGGATGAACCACTCAATGGACTCGATCCGATGGCTCGCGCCGAATCGATAGCGCTTTTTGAAGAGCTAGGCAGACAAGGCATGCATCTGTTGATCTCCAGTCATATTCTCGATGAAGTCGATCGAATCTCTGACCGCGTCGTTCTCATTACCGGCGGATATCTTATCGCTGAAGGCAATATTCATCAGGTTAGGCAGGAAGTACGCGAGAAGCCCATGCAGGTTCTTATTCGCTGCAATCACCCCGAGCTATTGGCGTCGAAGATGTTCGCCATCAATCATTGCGTTGAAGCCAGATTGCATGCAGATGGAGCAGGCGTATTTCTTCGCACCGGAGATATCGATCAGTTCTATTCCATGCTCAACGGAATCGCAGCGGAAGGACTCGTGAAAATCGACGCAGTCGCTCCAGCCGATGACGATGCCAATGCCATCTATCAATATCTGATCGGCTCAGATGGGAGTGCATCATGA
- a CDS encoding site-2 protease family protein — protein MTLRKHLGHPLREYALPLLLLCISIVTTTAIGARFMQNFVNNQPSVVTETDLWPWPWLLQHPANFRLGWSFSLTLLFILLTHEFGHYIACRVHGIRATLPWVLPAPTLSGTAGAVIQIRSRIPGRRALMDVGVYGPLGGYVASLIVIAIGFCLSHPAPRDATPALIQFGRPLTLDWVYWLLNRIAPHLVPVGNSFLHITRHPVLIAGWIGLFITSLNLIPGGQLDGGHILYAISPRLHRISTLLLPPVLIICGVFFWIGWIAWGLILLIPAMRHPRVEAEPTLNRGRKALGLIALLLFALTFSLTPFADSSLLYYLH, from the coding sequence GTGACTCTACGCAAACATCTCGGCCATCCCCTACGCGAATACGCGCTGCCCCTGCTTCTGCTCTGCATCAGCATCGTTACCACCACGGCCATCGGCGCCCGCTTCATGCAAAACTTTGTCAATAACCAACCCTCCGTGGTCACGGAAACCGATCTGTGGCCCTGGCCCTGGCTTCTGCAACATCCCGCCAACTTCCGCCTCGGATGGTCTTTCTCGCTCACTTTGCTTTTTATCCTGCTCACCCACGAGTTCGGCCACTACATAGCTTGCCGCGTCCACGGCATTCGCGCTACCTTGCCCTGGGTTCTGCCTGCTCCTACATTGAGTGGTACCGCCGGAGCCGTCATTCAAATTCGCAGCCGCATCCCCGGTCGGCGGGCGCTTATGGATGTGGGGGTCTATGGACCCCTAGGGGGCTATGTAGCTTCTCTGATCGTCATCGCCATAGGGTTTTGTCTCTCGCATCCGGCGCCGCGGGACGCTACGCCGGCGCTGATCCAGTTTGGCAGGCCTCTTACCCTTGATTGGGTCTATTGGCTCCTCAATCGAATTGCCCCGCACCTGGTTCCCGTTGGAAACAGTTTTCTGCACATAACCCGGCATCCCGTCCTGATCGCCGGCTGGATCGGACTCTTCATCACGTCCCTGAATCTCATCCCAGGCGGCCAACTCGACGGCGGGCACATCCTCTACGCCATCTCACCCAGACTTCACCGCATCAGCACACTGCTGCTTCCGCCCGTGCTGATCATTTGCGGCGTCTTCTTCTGGATTGGCTGGATTGCCTGGGGGCTCATACTACTCATTCCCGCCATGCGCCATCCACGTGTTGAGGCTGAGCCGACATTGAATCGCGGGCGAAAGGCGCTGGGCCTGATCGCTCTACTGCTCTTTGCTCTAACCTTTTCGCTGACGCCCTTTGCTGACAGTTCCCTGCTCTATTACCTGCACTAG
- the metX gene encoding homoserine O-acetyltransferase MetX, which produces MTEPEIVRKSELREKREVRIPVPTYEGDFVLEEHLLLECGRTLVNPTLHYAVYGRLNTASGGSSESNAVLVCHALSGSALVGGWWPELFADGGIVDLAEDCVICVNIFGSCYGSTGPGSVDPETGQVYGPHFPLVSIRDNVRAQARLLDSLGIAQLKLAIGGSIGGMQALEWSILYPQRVRRAVVIGVAPLNAMGLALNHLQRQAIQNDPDWQGGNYLPRKQPLKGLAQAREIATLSYKSSELFTERFGRNPNRNGEDPWALDDNGGGLGNLHGGRFDVAGYLDHQGKIFLSRFDANAYLAILRTMDIWDPVNSSHGHRDPLDIYGRITAHLTFVGISSDWLFPSREVRELALAVQACGVRAEYREMTTAHGHDAFLAEQAELVRLLQWEE; this is translated from the coding sequence ATGACCGAGCCAGAGATCGTGCGCAAATCAGAATTGCGGGAGAAGCGAGAAGTCCGGATTCCAGTGCCGACCTACGAGGGCGATTTTGTTCTCGAAGAGCATCTGCTGCTGGAGTGCGGGCGCACGCTGGTAAATCCGACGCTGCATTATGCCGTCTATGGGCGGCTGAATACGGCGTCGGGCGGTTCCAGCGAGAGTAATGCGGTGCTGGTTTGCCACGCTTTGTCCGGCTCGGCTCTGGTCGGCGGCTGGTGGCCGGAGCTGTTTGCGGATGGCGGCATCGTCGATCTCGCTGAGGATTGCGTGATCTGCGTAAATATCTTTGGCTCCTGCTATGGCTCGACGGGGCCGGGGTCTGTCGATCCGGAAACAGGGCAGGTTTACGGGCCACATTTTCCGCTGGTTTCCATTCGGGATAATGTGCGGGCCCAGGCGCGTTTGCTGGATTCGCTGGGGATTGCCCAGCTAAAGCTGGCGATTGGCGGATCGATCGGCGGCATGCAGGCGCTGGAGTGGTCGATTCTTTATCCGCAACGGGTGAGGCGAGCCGTGGTGATCGGGGTGGCTCCGCTCAACGCGATGGGGCTGGCGCTGAACCATTTGCAGCGGCAGGCGATTCAGAACGATCCGGATTGGCAGGGTGGGAATTATCTGCCGCGAAAGCAGCCTTTAAAGGGGTTGGCCCAGGCGCGGGAGATTGCAACATTGAGCTACAAATCTTCGGAGCTGTTTACGGAGCGATTCGGGCGCAATCCCAACCGAAACGGGGAAGACCCGTGGGCTCTGGACGATAACGGCGGTGGATTAGGCAATTTGCACGGGGGGCGGTTTGATGTTGCGGGGTACTTGGATCATCAGGGCAAGATCTTTCTGAGTCGGTTCGACGCCAATGCTTACCTGGCGATTTTGCGGACTATGGATATCTGGGATCCGGTGAATTCATCGCATGGGCATCGTGATCCGCTGGACATCTACGGGCGTATTACGGCGCATCTTACTTTTGTAGGCATCAGTTCGGACTGGTTGTTTCCTTCGCGGGAGGTGCGGGAACTGGCGCTGGCGGTACAGGCCTGCGGGGTTCGCGCCGAGTACCGGGAGATGACTACCGCGCATGGACATGATGCGTTTTTGGCAGAGCAGGCGGAACTGGTTCGCCTATTGCAATGGGAAGAATGA
- a CDS encoding tetratricopeptide repeat protein yields MKKYYLASVFASVLFAGISLATAPTLLAQAAPASSDQITIKDPAEFSAYQNAITQTDPAAKAAASETFLSTYPQSVVKKSVLDGLIDAYMGAKDLVKAADAAKRMLQLDPNNLRAMYLIVAIDKQLASQAAASDPAKQAQLLDDAAAMSQKGLAATKPADVKDEDFKKQKEATDPVFDSAIAYDDIFSKKDFKAAIEQLRAELEATPVEQTKVVPALNDTLTLGDAYTQLTPPDMVNAVWFLARAQAFAPDNFKPVIDKKAKYWYKRYHGSVDGYDAILAQAATSLFPPADFKIKPADTPADIANNVVATTSDLSTLALGDKEFILANASKENADKVWDTIKDKTSEIPGTVIAATASQLQIAVTDDAKQDKKADFTVNMKTPLADKAIPAVGSDVKGLIGTFDSYTQSPAQIILKDGEIQVEKKPVHKPAAGHRKPTA; encoded by the coding sequence ATGAAGAAGTATTACCTCGCGTCCGTGTTCGCGTCTGTTTTGTTTGCAGGGATCAGCCTTGCCACAGCGCCTACTCTTCTGGCTCAGGCGGCACCCGCGTCCTCTGACCAGATCACAATTAAAGATCCTGCCGAGTTCAGCGCATATCAGAATGCGATTACGCAAACCGATCCAGCGGCCAAAGCTGCTGCCAGCGAAACCTTTCTTTCAACCTACCCCCAGAGCGTGGTGAAGAAGTCGGTTCTGGATGGGCTGATCGACGCTTACATGGGCGCCAAGGATCTGGTCAAAGCCGCCGACGCCGCCAAGCGTATGTTACAGCTCGATCCCAACAATCTGCGTGCGATGTACCTGATTGTCGCGATCGATAAGCAACTGGCAAGCCAGGCAGCGGCATCCGATCCGGCCAAGCAGGCACAGTTGCTGGATGATGCGGCAGCGATGTCTCAGAAGGGCCTGGCCGCTACCAAGCCGGCTGATGTAAAGGACGAGGACTTCAAGAAGCAGAAGGAAGCGACTGATCCTGTCTTCGACTCAGCGATTGCGTACGACGATATTTTCTCGAAGAAGGACTTCAAGGCCGCGATTGAGCAGCTCCGTGCGGAACTAGAGGCCACTCCGGTAGAGCAGACAAAGGTCGTTCCGGCGTTGAACGATACGCTGACCCTGGGCGATGCGTACACGCAGTTGACCCCTCCAGATATGGTGAATGCGGTTTGGTTCCTGGCGCGCGCTCAGGCGTTTGCTCCTGACAACTTCAAGCCGGTGATCGATAAGAAGGCCAAGTACTGGTACAAGCGCTACCACGGCAGCGTGGATGGCTATGACGCCATCCTGGCGCAGGCCGCTACTTCGCTGTTCCCGCCTGCGGATTTCAAGATCAAGCCTGCCGATACACCGGCGGATATTGCCAACAACGTTGTCGCCACGACTTCAGACCTCTCTACGCTTGCACTGGGTGACAAGGAATTCATCCTGGCCAATGCTTCAAAGGAGAATGCTGACAAGGTCTGGGACACGATCAAGGACAAGACCAGCGAGATTCCGGGTACTGTCATTGCCGCGACCGCGAGCCAGCTTCAGATTGCTGTAACGGACGACGCCAAGCAGGACAAGAAGGCTGACTTCACGGTAAACATGAAGACTCCGCTTGCAGACAAGGCAATTCCCGCTGTGGGTTCGGATGTGAAGGGGCTGATCGGCACCTTTGATTCGTATACACAGAGCCCGGCTCAGATCATCCTCAAGGATGGCGAGATCCAGGTCGAGAAGAAGCCAGTTCACAAGCCCGCCGCAGGACACCGCAAACCGACGGCTTAG
- a CDS encoding response regulator transcription factor gives MIASSVVPATRLGICTTEPIRLAGLCSVFEGHSIIQAEFGDLRILLADPSMQYVVLDLCGSVGWLEIVAMVRRARPDIRQIVLGPVVSDELIVRAIHAGTRAYLNANAGPLAVRQAVEAVLQGTIWAPRRLLSLLIDRLLQDVQPSVPMTPPTLSPREQQVLSLIMIARSNREIAQELGIEERTVKAYVASLLRKTGMDNRVSLSVQATQISLRESRRLSF, from the coding sequence ATGATTGCAAGTTCAGTTGTTCCCGCGACGCGGCTGGGGATTTGTACTACCGAGCCAATTCGTCTTGCGGGATTGTGCAGCGTATTTGAGGGGCATTCGATAATTCAGGCTGAATTTGGGGATTTGAGGATTTTGTTGGCCGATCCCTCAATGCAATATGTTGTGTTGGATTTATGTGGGAGTGTGGGGTGGTTGGAGATCGTTGCCATGGTGCGTCGAGCAAGGCCGGACATTCGTCAGATTGTTCTGGGCCCTGTGGTCAGTGATGAACTGATTGTGCGCGCTATCCATGCAGGGACGCGAGCCTATCTGAATGCAAATGCCGGTCCGCTTGCAGTGCGACAGGCGGTGGAAGCGGTATTGCAGGGGACGATCTGGGCTCCGCGACGACTGCTTTCTCTCCTGATTGACCGACTGCTTCAGGACGTGCAGCCGAGTGTCCCAATGACACCGCCAACACTGAGCCCGCGTGAGCAGCAGGTGTTGAGTTTGATCATGATTGCGCGTTCCAATCGAGAGATCGCGCAGGAGCTGGGAATCGAAGAAAGAACAGTGAAGGCTTATGTGGCCAGCCTGTTGCGAAAGACAGGCATGGATAACCGCGTATCTCTTTCTGTACAGGCAACTCAGATTTCACTTCGCGAGAGTCGAAGGTTGTCTTTTTAG
- a CDS encoding ABC transporter permease — MTPQTTASFREQLAQQPWGLWWLQGRRLTSIEVRRNLFSWKASWIYFLAFIPTFIILIHLVADKHLQYMLSEDTNILAGIVQFYYIRLGVFFGCLGIFSRLIRGEMIERSLHFYLLAPVRREILLLSKFVAGSISALLLFGTAITLDFSLMYAGFGAAGRDYIFNGPGLGQFEAYLAIIVLACLGYGAVFLLLSMMFRNPTPAAMLVLGWEAINPILPSLLQKISVASYLRHLMPVSVAANGIFALLTVQTEPVSAWAAVLGLLLLIAAVLLYSCYRIRTLEIRYTTE; from the coding sequence ATGACGCCACAAACAACAGCCAGCTTTCGAGAACAACTTGCGCAACAGCCGTGGGGACTATGGTGGTTACAAGGCCGACGACTGACCTCTATCGAAGTAAGAAGAAATCTTTTTTCATGGAAGGCAAGCTGGATTTACTTCCTTGCTTTCATTCCCACCTTTATCATCCTGATTCATTTGGTTGCAGACAAGCATCTTCAGTACATGTTGAGTGAGGATACGAACATACTCGCCGGCATCGTGCAGTTCTACTACATTCGCCTCGGAGTCTTTTTCGGCTGCCTCGGCATCTTTTCACGGCTGATTCGCGGAGAGATGATCGAACGCAGCCTCCACTTCTATCTCCTGGCTCCGGTGCGACGAGAAATCCTTCTCTTATCCAAATTTGTAGCCGGATCGATTAGCGCGTTGCTCCTGTTCGGTACTGCAATCACTCTTGATTTCTCTTTGATGTATGCGGGCTTCGGCGCTGCCGGCCGCGATTACATCTTCAACGGCCCAGGCCTCGGACAGTTCGAGGCGTATCTCGCAATTATCGTCCTCGCCTGCCTCGGATATGGCGCGGTATTCCTTCTCCTAAGCATGATGTTCAGAAATCCCACTCCCGCTGCGATGCTCGTTCTCGGTTGGGAAGCAATCAATCCCATCCTGCCATCGCTGCTTCAAAAAATAAGCGTCGCATCCTACCTCCGTCACCTGATGCCGGTGAGCGTCGCCGCAAACGGAATCTTTGCTCTTCTAACTGTTCAGACCGAACCCGTATCCGCCTGGGCTGCAGTTTTGGGCCTGCTCCTGTTAATCGCGGCAGTGCTGCTCTATTCTTGCTATCGCATCCGAACTCTCGAGATTCGCTACACCACCGAATAG
- a CDS encoding ABC transporter ATP-binding protein — MGIIDLDGLEVRLGNRTVLNGLTGELQGRAIGLLGPNGAGKSTLINTLLGFYRPSKGAARVFGLDAHRDRAQIRGGIGYMPENDSFIGNMSGVRFVRYMAELAGLPAGEALERAHEALFYVGLGEVRYRKVNSYSLGMKQLIKLAQALAHGPRLLILDEPTNGLDPMARQRMIQLIQEIRKEGSVRLLISSHLLRDIDETCDEVLILKSGRVAALCNIEEERRSNRSFMELETVGATEQFSVSIRGLGCECASFPGGRIKLVIPDQVEVRDLYVIASEQGVQIRRMNQRRDSLEDIFLRAMDNESGRPTHVSL; from the coding sequence ATGGGCATCATTGATCTCGATGGGTTAGAGGTTCGTCTCGGGAACCGCACCGTGTTGAACGGGCTGACAGGGGAGTTGCAGGGGCGCGCCATAGGTCTGCTTGGCCCCAATGGCGCTGGAAAATCCACGTTGATCAACACGCTGCTCGGCTTTTATCGTCCATCGAAAGGCGCTGCCCGTGTCTTTGGTTTAGACGCACATCGAGACCGGGCGCAGATACGTGGAGGAATCGGCTATATGCCTGAGAATGATTCCTTCATCGGCAACATGAGCGGCGTTCGATTCGTTCGCTACATGGCTGAGCTCGCGGGTTTGCCTGCTGGCGAGGCGCTGGAGCGTGCACACGAAGCACTCTTCTATGTAGGCCTGGGCGAGGTTCGCTATCGCAAAGTGAACTCTTATTCGCTCGGGATGAAGCAACTCATCAAACTTGCACAGGCGCTTGCGCATGGCCCCAGGCTGCTTATCTTGGATGAGCCAACCAACGGCCTCGATCCCATGGCCCGGCAGCGCATGATTCAACTCATCCAGGAGATTCGCAAAGAAGGAAGCGTTCGCCTGCTCATCTCATCTCATCTGTTGCGAGATATTGATGAGACCTGTGATGAGGTTCTCATTCTCAAGAGTGGTCGCGTTGCCGCTCTCTGCAATATAGAAGAAGAGCGCCGCTCTAACCGCAGCTTCATGGAGCTTGAAACAGTTGGTGCAACCGAGCAATTCTCTGTGAGTATTCGCGGTCTCGGTTGCGAATGCGCCTCCTTTCCCGGAGGCCGTATTAAGCTCGTCATTCCCGATCAGGTTGAGGTTCGAGATCTATACGTCATTGCATCCGAACAAGGAGTGCAGATTCGTCGTATGAACCAGCGGCGCGACTCCCTTGAAGATATCTTTCTCAGAGCGATGGACAACGAGTCAGGGCGGCCTACACATGTCAGTCTATAA